A part of Paenibacillus sp. sptzw28 genomic DNA contains:
- a CDS encoding transglutaminase family protein: MNFICESNTLDDYLAETEEIDYSDPSIQEKAVELYSISLTEMDFIRNTFEFVRDRISHSWDIQSSRVTCKASEVIFFQEGICYAKSNLLAALLRSKGIPAGFCYQRLTLGDTPETGYCIHALNALYIKSIDRWVRLDARGNKNGVDAQFSVDREKLAFPVRDYYGEIDYPVIYAKPNAETIAVLKGSDDCKQMYLHGLPADLI, from the coding sequence ATGAACTTTATATGCGAATCTAATACATTAGATGATTATCTTGCAGAAACCGAAGAAATCGATTACAGTGACCCGTCCATTCAAGAGAAAGCAGTCGAACTTTACAGCATATCATTAACCGAAATGGACTTTATAAGAAATACCTTTGAATTCGTCCGTGACCGCATCTCTCATTCCTGGGATATCCAAAGCTCCCGGGTTACTTGCAAAGCCTCGGAAGTGATTTTTTTCCAAGAAGGCATATGCTATGCAAAGTCGAACCTGCTCGCTGCATTGCTTAGAAGTAAAGGGATTCCAGCAGGTTTCTGCTATCAGCGGCTGACACTCGGGGATACGCCGGAAACCGGATATTGTATTCATGCATTAAATGCGCTGTACATAAAATCAATCGATAGATGGGTTCGGTTGGATGCGCGGGGAAACAAGAATGGGGTCGATGCACAATTTTCAGTGGACCGTGAGAAACTGGCCTTCCCTGTAAGGGACTACTATGGCGAAATTGATTACCCCGTTATATACGCGAAGCCGAATGCCGAGACAATTGCAGTATTGAAAGGCAGCGATGATTGTAAACAGATGTATCTTCACGGATTGCCTGCGGATTTGATCTGA
- a CDS encoding alpha/beta hydrolase, giving the protein MNNLLKTALKDIQYGPHHLNFLDLWLTSTEEPSPLVVWFHGGGFWYGDKAEEMPDPQLFLDAGISLASVNYRLCPEAAFPEPMLDGARAIQFLKHHAQGWNINPGKIAAAGNSAGGHIALWLAFHNDLADPASLDPISWQSTRIAAVGGEDAQTILDPRALRKMFGRVRENFAIDFFGFTSGEIDSPRAYGIYEEASPINHASDNAPPAFLIYNGDMAQITQDMDWSLVIHHPLFGECLRQKLDSLGIECKTRYKGDSKGLTAAEYRDEMIQFFARHFGMQD; this is encoded by the coding sequence ATGAATAATCTGTTAAAAACCGCATTGAAGGATATTCAATACGGCCCGCATCACCTTAATTTTCTCGATCTATGGCTCACCTCAACAGAGGAGCCATCGCCTCTTGTCGTATGGTTTCACGGCGGTGGTTTTTGGTACGGCGACAAAGCGGAAGAGATGCCCGATCCGCAGCTTTTCTTGGACGCAGGCATTTCGCTTGCATCAGTCAATTACCGATTATGCCCGGAAGCGGCATTTCCCGAACCGATGCTTGACGGTGCCAGAGCGATACAGTTTTTAAAACATCATGCGCAAGGTTGGAATATCAATCCCGGGAAGATTGCTGCGGCGGGTAATTCGGCAGGAGGTCATATAGCACTCTGGCTTGCTTTCCATAATGACTTGGCCGATCCGGCAAGCCTGGATCCCATTTCGTGGCAATCGACCCGCATAGCTGCGGTTGGCGGCGAAGATGCACAAACAATACTCGATCCCAGAGCGCTTAGAAAAATGTTCGGACGGGTCCGCGAAAATTTCGCGATTGATTTTTTCGGTTTTACTTCCGGGGAGATCGATTCGCCCAGAGCCTACGGCATCTACGAGGAAGCTTCGCCAATTAATCACGCGAGTGACAATGCGCCTCCCGCATTCCTCATTTATAATGGAGATATGGCCCAGATCACGCAGGATATGGATTGGTCGCTCGTCATCCACCACCCTCTCTTCGGCGAATGCTTGAGACAAAAGCTTGATTCGCTTGGAATTGAATGCAAGACCCGTTATAAGGGGGACTCGAAGGGGCTGACCGCCGCTGAATACCGGGATGAAATGATACAATTTTTTGCGCGGCATTTTGGGATGCAGGATTGA
- a CDS encoding GNAT family N-acetyltransferase, giving the protein MHLNPLRLNEALEICKWKYEGEYSFYDLEESPDAVNELMGGSYFSVKNGISNDLIGFFCFGQSAQVPAAREAGLYGGDGILDIGLGMRPDLTGQGMGMLLLKTGLEFAAVKYKPDIFRLSVAAFNQRAITLYTNIGFKLITSFENNGTEFKLMSK; this is encoded by the coding sequence ATGCATTTAAATCCACTGAGGTTAAACGAAGCGTTGGAAATCTGCAAATGGAAATACGAGGGTGAATATTCGTTTTACGATTTGGAAGAGAGCCCGGATGCCGTCAATGAGTTGATGGGCGGATCTTATTTTTCGGTGAAAAATGGAATCAGCAATGATCTGATCGGATTCTTTTGCTTTGGTCAGAGCGCTCAGGTACCTGCTGCTCGAGAAGCGGGACTATATGGCGGGGATGGCATTCTGGATATTGGTCTTGGTATGAGACCGGATCTTACCGGCCAAGGTATGGGGATGTTGTTATTGAAAACAGGGCTCGAATTCGCTGCAGTAAAATACAAGCCGGACATTTTTCGTTTGAGCGTCGCCGCCTTTAACCAAAGGGCGATCACTCTTTACACGAATATCGGCTTTAAACTGATAACATCATTCGAGAACAATGGAACGGAATTTAAGTTAATGTCGAAATAA
- a CDS encoding glycosyl hydrolase family 28 protein translates to MTVKIYDAPSGAVGSGDFSVRVRPVGGQWKDLFIYKVKVDMHNVREASMAAFDMDENVEVEIMCGLNVENAVIRPLSFEIMPVVKGTTVSFTLDRPRKLAIEINGERFHNLHLFANPIEESPPTPEDPNVLVLKPAIHRTEDILRLAASPLTPGGGIPDVLYFAPGMHYLEETVLRIPSGKTVYIAGGAVVVGSLVCENVHDVNIRGRGILYLSDFHRFSAFRGVRIVFSTGISVEGITTIDPPHYSIYLGKSQNVRIRNFKSFSTRGWSDGIDMMACSDIEIDDVFLRTSDDSIAIYGTRWDFVGDARNITVKNSVFWADVAHALMIGTHGDYHKDGDVIENIRFENIDILEHHEPQPNYWGAMAINAGDKNIVRNVTYDNIRVEAFELGQLLDVRVVWNKDYNPAPGKRVENVRFHNIDYNGANTNPSRIHGYDADHIVDGVTFVNLRINGQQILDAESGNLDINSFTEDISFRLE, encoded by the coding sequence ATGACAGTCAAGATATACGATGCCCCGTCCGGAGCGGTCGGAAGCGGCGACTTTTCCGTTCGGGTCCGTCCCGTTGGAGGTCAGTGGAAAGATTTATTCATCTACAAGGTAAAGGTTGACATGCATAATGTCCGCGAGGCGTCGATGGCGGCATTCGATATGGATGAGAATGTCGAAGTTGAAATTATGTGCGGCTTGAATGTGGAAAACGCAGTTATCCGGCCCTTGTCATTCGAAATTATGCCGGTTGTCAAAGGAACAACAGTCTCGTTCACACTCGATCGTCCCCGTAAGCTGGCAATTGAAATAAACGGCGAACGGTTTCATAATTTGCACCTGTTCGCTAATCCGATTGAGGAAAGCCCTCCGACGCCGGAGGATCCGAATGTGCTTGTCCTAAAGCCGGCGATTCACCGGACCGAGGACATATTGAGGCTTGCCGCCTCACCTCTCACACCTGGCGGCGGCATCCCGGATGTCCTTTATTTTGCTCCGGGAATGCATTATCTGGAGGAGACTGTACTGCGTATTCCATCCGGAAAGACCGTCTATATAGCCGGAGGCGCTGTAGTTGTCGGATCGCTCGTCTGTGAGAACGTACACGACGTGAACATCCGCGGCAGAGGGATATTATATCTGTCCGATTTCCACCGTTTCTCCGCCTTTCGCGGGGTGAGGATCGTATTCTCCACGGGCATCAGCGTTGAAGGCATCACGACGATCGATCCTCCCCACTACAGCATCTATCTCGGGAAATCGCAAAATGTCCGAATCCGCAACTTCAAGTCGTTCAGCACCCGCGGCTGGTCGGATGGTATCGACATGATGGCGTGCTCGGATATCGAAATCGATGATGTTTTCCTGCGGACCTCCGACGACAGCATCGCCATATATGGGACGCGCTGGGACTTTGTCGGCGATGCCCGCAATATCACAGTGAAGAACTCGGTGTTCTGGGCGGACGTCGCTCACGCCCTTATGATCGGAACACACGGCGACTATCACAAGGATGGCGATGTTATAGAGAATATACGGTTCGAAAACATCGATATTCTCGAACATCATGAACCACAGCCCAATTATTGGGGCGCTATGGCCATTAATGCCGGCGACAAGAACATCGTTAGGAATGTCACCTACGACAACATCAGGGTTGAAGCGTTCGAGCTGGGTCAGCTGCTTGATGTCCGCGTCGTTTGGAACAAGGATTACAATCCGGCGCCAGGCAAACGGGTGGAAAATGTCCGGTTTCATAACATTGATTATAACGGCGCCAATACCAATCCTTCCCGCATTCACGGCTACGATGCCGACCATATCGTTGACGGCGTGACGTTTGTCAATCTTCGGATTAACGGTCAACAGATTTTGGACGCAGAATCAGGGAATCTTGATATTAATTCGTTTACAGAGGACATTTCTTTCCGGCTGGAATAA
- a CDS encoding AraC family transcriptional regulator, translating into MDLLFEPVYFDGKPLLWGNRTRSTGNFEGFYHWHQCCEILLIHEGQGTVIVNQNTYELKDGMLFFFQPFELHKIYANVSPDTPYERTLMHFDPVLMEYNLRAYPNRHSFFNLLWQGRTHERAYDLAENLKFAANVCDMYEKARTRGRGDSQEEISLLILQLLTYIQAACPEGQGPDMPGNEHRPFKYSETIMKWLEAHYAEAFDLDQLADELHLSKFYVSRVFRQETGSSITEYLQARRIKQACRLLQTTDMPVERVGFEVGLPNVSYFIQLFKKVVGATPLKYRNNS; encoded by the coding sequence TTTCGATGGAAAGCCTTTGCTGTGGGGAAACAGAACCAGGTCAACCGGTAATTTCGAAGGATTTTACCACTGGCATCAATGCTGCGAAATATTGCTTATTCATGAAGGACAGGGAACCGTCATAGTGAATCAGAACACCTACGAGCTTAAGGACGGTATGCTGTTCTTCTTCCAGCCCTTCGAGCTGCACAAAATTTATGCGAATGTAAGTCCGGATACGCCTTATGAGCGGACTCTTATGCATTTTGATCCTGTCCTCATGGAGTACAATCTTCGGGCATACCCGAACCGCCACAGCTTTTTCAACCTATTGTGGCAGGGACGAACTCACGAACGGGCATATGATTTAGCCGAAAACTTGAAGTTTGCGGCTAACGTCTGCGACATGTACGAGAAAGCCAGAACGCGCGGGAGGGGCGATTCCCAGGAAGAGATCTCGCTTCTTATCTTGCAGCTGTTAACCTATATACAGGCCGCTTGTCCCGAGGGACAAGGTCCGGATATGCCGGGTAACGAACACAGACCGTTCAAGTATTCGGAAACGATTATGAAGTGGCTCGAAGCGCATTATGCCGAAGCGTTCGATTTGGACCAGCTGGCCGACGAGCTGCATTTATCGAAATTTTACGTCTCGCGCGTTTTCCGTCAGGAAACCGGAAGCAGCATCACGGAGTATCTGCAGGCCAGAAGAATCAAGCAGGCTTGCCGGCTTCTGCAAACGACCGATATGCCGGTTGAGCGGGTCGGCTTTGAGGTCGGCTTGCCGAACGTGTCTTATTTCATCCAGCTGTTCAAGAAAGTGGTCGGAGCCACACCGCTCAAATACAGGAACAACAGTTAA